The Candidatus Desulfofervidus auxilii genomic sequence CATAAAGGAATTAGATTTAACTGTGTTTTTAAAAACTATTTTAAAAGACGCCTTTCTCAGGGTCTGCCCTTTAAAAAGGCCATCTTTGCTGTAGTTCATAAACTTGTTAGAGTTATCTATGCTTTGCTTACTAAAAGGATGCTCTTTAATCCAACTCATTGCTTATAGTTGACTCCTTAAAAACATTTAAATCCCCTCATCCATCTTTTCCCTATTTTTCTTCAGCCACTCTATTAATTTATCTAGCACCTGTTTTATTTCATCCAAATGATAATAACAGATTTCATATAATTCTTCTGGTGTAATTTCATGGTAAAAGTGAACCATACGATTACGATAGCCAGCCATTTTTTTTAATAAAATTGCTTCTTTTTCTGGAAGGATATCTTTTTCTAAAAGCCCCTTTGCTACATCCTTATATTCTGTAGCAGGATAGCCAAAACCTTTGGCTAAAATGTGTCTGCCAAGGTCAAGCAATGCTTCCAATGCCCTTCTTAAGTAAGATTCAGCAGATGCCACATTTCTTTTGTCTTTTAAAAATTCATTTTGATCTTGGAGAGGCAATTCCTTTATAGACTCTATCATCTTTAAAACCCAAGAGATTCTTTGTGTAACCACTTCTTTATTAATCTTTGTAGGTGTCATTTAAAACCCTAAAATCATCTTTTGTTTCATGCGTTCATAATGAATGAGCTCTGCTGCCTGACGCATGATGTATAGTTGATATTCTGCTTCATAAGTTAAATCTTTGGCATAAAGCAATTCGCCTTTTACTATCTCAAGGGCTAAAAAGATAGGTGCTTCAGGAATGATTACTAAATCAACCCTTTTAACATCAAAAATTTCTTCAAGAGCTAAGGCAATTTCAACCTTTTCTTCTACATTAAGTCTTCTTCTTGGCTTTATGCCTATATCAAGGTCAGAAACACCTTTTGAAAGTCTTTCAATCTTTCCTTCAACTAAATTAAGTGCTTCCTTTGCCCTACTGCCAAAGGCATAAATGATTTGAATGTCATATTTTTCTGCCAGTTGTTTAAGTTCATTTTTAATTTTATTCATACTCCAACTCTACTAAATATGCTTCTATTTTTTTATTAACCTCACTAAGTTCCTTTTCAATCCACATAAGCTCCTTCCATTCTTTAGCAATGTCAATCTCCTCTATCTCCTCTTCTGGGAATATATATAAAGTAACATTTAAGTTATAGTCATTTTCTTTTATTTCATCTAAACTTACTACCTTGCAAAAGCCCTTTATATCCTTAAATTCCTTATAAGCATTTGCTATTTTTTTTATATGCTCATCCCCCAAACGATTTAGTTTTCTTACTTCTGGATGTTGTTCATATTCTTTGCTGGCATTTATAAATAAAATTTTATTTTTATTTTGTTTATTTTTATTAAGAATAATGATTGCCCCTGGTGCACCAGTATTATAAAAAAGTTTTTCTGGCAAAAGAATAACAGCTTCTATCAGGTCAGCATTTAAAATCTGTGTTCTTATAACCTTTTCCTTCCCTCCTCTAAAAAGGCAACCATTATCTATGACTACACCTACTCTGCCTGTATCATCCTTTGCTGATGAAAGCATGTGCTGTATCCAAGCCCAGTCTGCAGATTGTCTTGGTGTAAATCCAAATTTATACCTTTCTTTCCAAAACTCCCCTTTTTTTAGCACTGTTTCATCATAACCATCCTGATTCCAAGGGGGATTAGCTATGACAATATCAAATTTTTTTATACCTTCTCCTTCCTTAAATTTGGGATAAAGGAGGGTGTCTCCAAGCACTAGTTGGGCATTGCGTATATCATGGATATAAAGATTCATCTTGGCAAGGGCTAAGGTTTTATGATTGGCCTCCTGTCCAAAAAGAAAAAGTTTATCTGCTTCTTTACGACCATGTTCATTTTCCACATATTTATAAGAAACAATAAGCATGCCACCTGAGCCACAGGCTGGGTCATAGATGCTTTCACCTGGTTTTGGAGCAAGTATTTCTACGATTAATTTTATAACCTCTCTAGGTGTATAAACTTCTCCTTCTTTTGCCTTCTGTGGTGCAAAATAATGTAAAATCCATTCATAGGCATCTCCTAGAATATCAGGAGAGACATTATGAAGCGATTTTGCACTAAATAACTCAACAAGTTGTCTTAAAATTTCTGCATTTTCCCTACTAGTTGTAAACTGAACAAAATCCACATTCTCAAAGACATCTCTAAGCTCTGGATTTCTCTCTGCTAATGCTTTCATTGCCTTAGAAAAATTTTCTGGAAGGCGAGAGGGTTCTCTTCTTAGTTTTTCCCAAAGGAATTCTTCAGGGATATCAAAATCATGATATACTACGTTTTTTGCTTCTTCTTTCGCTTCTTCTTCGCTTAAGCCATCTGCTAAAGCCTCTTTATAAGCCTCTTTGAATTCCTTTTCCCATTTATCACAGATTCTTTTATAAAAAAGCAAAGTTAAAATAAAAGTATAATCTACCCTTGTTCTGATAAGGTCTGCTGCTTTCTTTAAAAGTGCTTCAAGTTCACCCCTTGTAAGTTCTTCCTTGCTAACAGAAAGCAAGTTAAAGATTATTTCTTTTTTACTTTTTAGTTTATATATCCTTTTTCTTGCATCTTGAGGATCAAATTCTACTGTAAGCCATCCCTTTTTTCTTAGCTCTGAAAGAAAGACATTAACCTGGTCTTCGTTATCTTGATTTTTTTCTTTCAATACTTTAGCCGCATCTTCAAACTTAAAAGGAGAATTTTGAAATGCCTCCCATAAAATTTCATGCCTTTTCTCTAACCATCTTGGTATCATAAGCTTTATATTATAAACTTATCGAAAGTTTTAAAATCATAAATAATTTCTAAAATCAAGAGGTAAATTATGTTAAAGAAAGTTTATATTGTTTGTTTTGTCATTTTTCCTTTTATGGTGTGTTCTGGGATGGTTTATTCTATTCTTTCTCTTTTTTTTGCTAAAGTAGGAGCAACAAAAAGTCAGATTGGATTTATTTATACTAGTGGTGCTCTTGCCGGTGCTGTCACTGCTCCACTTTGGGGAAAATTGGCAGATAAATGGGGGAAAAAGAATGTACTTTTAAGTTCTATGGCTGCTTTTATATTAGTATTTCTTGGTTATGCATTTAGTTCACATTATACTCATTTCTTTTTTATTCAAGTAATAGAAGGAATGGCTTGGACAGCTATGGTAGCAAGTGCTACTGCTTTAATCGCTGATTTAGCACCAAAAAGACAAAGAGGTGAAGCTATGGGTATTTATAATACTGCTTGGAGTATAGGCTGGGTTATTGGACCTACTCTTGGAGGAGTACTTTCAGAACATCTTGATTTTCAACTTACCTTTATTTTCTGTGCCTTTCTTATGTTAAGCGGTATTTTTTTAGGAATTTTTTTCCTTGATAAATAACTTATTCTTCCTCCTCTCCTCTCATACGAGTTAACAGAGCCTTATTATAAGCAGCCCAAACATCTCTTTGAGATAAAAATCCTACTAATTTTTTAGGATTATTAGGATCAACCACAGGTAATCTTTCAATATGATGATACCTCATCTTATCCATTGCCTTCTCAAGACTGTCTTCAGGATGAGCTGTTATCACTTCTTTTGTCCCCATATCTTTTACACGGATGTGATCTTTAGGGCCTTCTTCTGCCAACATTTCTCTAAAATTTTGAAAAGAAATGATGCCACACAATTCACCTTTTTTATTAACAACAGGAAAACAAGTATGTTTTTTATCTCTTACAAAACGGATAAATTCACTAAAAGTCATATCCTCTGGAACTACAACAACATTATGTGTCATAGCATCCTTAACTTTAACAGAAGCTAAAACATTTCTTTCATGACCTGCATGAAGATTAATACCTTTTTGGCTTAATTCATATGTATCTATTGAATCACGACTAAAGGCATAGGCAATTATTACTCCTATAACAGAAGCAAAAAGAATAGGCAAAATAATATAATAATCGCCTGTCATTTCAAAAGCTAAAAAAACAGCTGTAACTGGTGCATGAGTAAGAGCAGCTAAAAAAGCAGCAATACCTACAACAGCATAAGCTGGATAGGTTGCTGTAATTTCTGGGAAAAAATGATGAACAATGGCACCAAAACTCCCACCAGCCATAGCTCCAATATAGAAGGCAGGAGAAAACATTCCTCCCACACCACCAGACCCTAATGTAATAGCAGTAGCAAAAATTTTTAAAAATACTAATATAAGCATTAAGTTAAGTTCCATTTGCCCATCCAAAACCGTTTGCACTTGAGCATAACCAACACCAAATATTTGAGGGAAAAACATACCTATTAAACCTACAAGAAAAAATCCAATGAATGGTTTAAAGTAAGGTGAAAAAGGTAAATTGGAAAAACTTTCCTTTATTGCATAAAAGACACGAATGAAAAGGTAAGCAAGCAGTCCTAGAAAAATCCCTAAAATTATGTAGAAAAACAATTCCCAATAAGTGATAAAACTATAGGGTGGTAATTGGAAGATAGGTTTATTTCCAAAGAAAATTCTAGCAATAATAGTTCCCATACCAGAAGATACAACTACTGGCATAAAATTAGTAAGCTCAAAATCACCTAAAAGCACAATTTCTTGAGCAAAAAAAACACCTGCAATAGGGGCATTAAAAACAGAAGCAATCGCACCTGCTGACCCACAAGCAATAAAAGTGCGTCTTCTTTGTTCAGAAGCAACAAAAAAACGACTTATAATAGCACCTGTTAATCCTCCAATTTGGGCAATTGGGCCTTCTTGTCCAGCACTACCACCTAGACCTAAAGTAACAAGAGAACCTAAAATTCTTCCTAACATATCTTTAATTCGAATTACACCGCCTCTTAAATTGACATTGGTTAGAAAAGTAGGAAATCCATAACCATAAATTTGAGAAGAAAATAATTTAGTTAAAATAAACAATAAAAATGCGGCTGTGAGAGGCAAAAATGGAATTATAATGCGATTAAAAAAAGAAGATTGACAAAAAGTAAGTGCAGGGAGAAAGCAATGTTCCCATAAAAATTCTACTCCTTTTAAAAAAAGATAGCTACCAAAAGCAGAAAAAGTACCAATTATAAAAGCTACAAGGACTAAAAATACGTATTCAGGAAGACGAATTTTTGTGACAAACCTAACAATAATTTGTCTTATTTGAGTAATCTCCATACTTTTTTAATAAACCATGAATGAGAAAAAAATCAACCATTTTTAGAAAAAAATAGGTCTTTTTTTAAATCAGATTAAGTGTAAAATAAATTTAAGATGGCTATGATTCTTTCTTCTTTTGAAATCGAAAAGGCAGTTAGAATAATAAAAGAAGGAAAGGTAATTGTTTATCCCACTGAAACATTTTATGGCTTAGGAGCAAATGCCTTAGATAAAAAGGCTATTAATAAAGTCTTTTATATAAAAAAACGTCCAATTAATAAACCTATTAGTATCCTTATTCCAGACATAACCTGGCTAGAAAGACTTGTAGAAGAAATATCACCATATGCTAAAGAATTAATTAGACATTTTTGGCCTGGGCCTTTAACTCTTGTCTTTAAAGCAAAAGAAACTGTTCCATCAAATCTTATTGCAAGTACTGGAAAAATTGCTATTAGGATTTCAAGTCATCCTTTAACCCAAAAATTTGTTAAAAATCTTAACCTCCCTATTACTACTACCAGTGCTAATTTGTCTAACAATCCCCCTCCAACTTCTATAGAAGAAATAGATCAGGAAATAAAAAATAAAATAGATGCAATAATTGATGGGGGAAAGACAAAAGGAGGTCTTGCTTCCACTATTATAGATGTTACCACAGAAAATCTTTGCTGTTTGCGAAAGGGGGCAATAAGACTTGAAGATATTTTAAAAATTACTGGATTAAAGATTTATTAATATGGAATCTTTTGAAAAACTTATTGAGAAACTTCTCCGTCCTTTTTTGCTAGCTAAAAGAAATAATTATGCAGCTTTAGAAAAAATTAAGTTTCTTGAAAGCTTTGTTTCTATCATGATAGAAAAACTTATGCCCTTATCTGCTCCTTGGCAACAGACAATCCTTAATCAATTAAGAGATATTATTAAAGGCTTTGATAATGCTTCAAGATTAGAAAAACAAAATAGAGTAGATCAAATTATAAAACTCATAAAAAATTTATATCAACCTCCTCCTTGTTTTGAAGTATTACTTACCGCAATAGATAATATACCTTTACTTTCTACAAGATGGAAAAAGATTTTTCAAAAAAAGGGACTTCTTTCTTTAGAAGATCTCCTTTATTTTTTACCTACACGCTATGTTGACCATCGTCATTTTAAACGTATTGAGGAGTTAAAACCAGAAGAAACTGCCATTATTCAGGGAAAGATTATAGCAAGCGGAATAACTCCCATAAAGCAAGGTGAGCGCAAATTGTATAAAGTTGTTATTTCTGATGGGACTGGATACTTATCAGGTGTATGGTTTAATTTTAAATTAAAATATATGCAAAAGGAATTTAAACCAGGACGTACTGTAACTTTTATTGGCACAATCTATCAATATGGTGGAGAAAAGATTATATATCATCCAGAAGTAAATTGGAAAAAAGAAATCAAACCAGAAATTGTACCTATTTATCCAGAAATAGATGGTGTTTATCCAAAAGAATTACGCCATATTATGCAAAAGATTGCCTTAAATTATGCATCTTTTCTTGGTTGTCCTTTACCTGAGGAAATCAGAAAAGAATATAATTTGCTCCCATTATGGAAGGCGGTTTTATCTTTACATACACCAGAAATAAATAATTCTGTTTCTGCCCTTAATAGAAAAACTTCTCCTTTTCATTATACTCTTAAATTTTTAGAATTCTTTTTATTGGAATTAGGCTTAGCTTTAAAACGCAAATCTTTTTTGGAAAAAAAGGGTATCTCATTTTCTCCAACTGGTATTTATATTGAGCCTTTTTTAAAAAATCTTCCTTTTACTTTAACTAAAGCTCAACAGAGAACATTTACTGAAATTAAACAAGATATGATTTCTCCTCGACCTATGCATCGTTTATTACAAGGAGATGTAGGCAGTGGTAAGACTATTATTGCTTTATTGGCAGCCCTTATAGCCATTGAATCTAATTATCAAGTGGCTATTATGACACCTACAGAAATTTTGGCAGAACAACATTTCCTTACTACTAAAAAATGGTTTAAAGATCTTCCTATTAAAATCACACTTCTTACAAGCCAATTAAAATTGAAAGAAAAACAAAAAATATATGATGAAATTTCTAATGGAAATTACCATTTAGTTATTGGCACACATGCTTTAATTCAAGAAAAAGTCAATTTTGCTCAATTAGGATTAGTTATTATTGATGAACAACATCGTTTTGGTGTTATTCAACGAGCAAAACTAATAACAAAAGGTAATACTCCAGATGTGCTTGTAATGACAGCTACCCCAATCCCTCGTACCCTAGCAATGACCCTTTATGGAGATTTAGATATATCTATAATAGATGAGATGCCACCTGGTCGTAAGCCTATTAAAACTTTACATTTTTGGGAAGAACAGAGAGAAGAAGTATATCAATTTCTAGAAAAGATGCTTGCAAAAGATGCCCAAATTTATATTGTTTATCCTTTAATTGAAGAATCTGACACTTTAGACATAAAAGCTGCTACAACCATGTATGAGGATTTGAAAAAGCGTTTTTCCAAATTCCGCCTTGCTTTACTTCATGGGAGGATAAAAGCCGAAGAAAAACAAAATATTATGCAAGCATTTAGGCAAGGCAAGATAGATATATTAGTAGCGACTACAGTAATAGAAGTAGGAGTAGATGTTCCTCAGGCTACTGTAATGGTTATTGAACATGCGGAAAGATTTGGACTTGCTCAATTACACCAATTAAGAGGACGTGTGGGTAGAGGGAAAGAGCAAGCTTATTGTATTTTGCTTACACCAAAAAAGATTACCCCATTAGCTCAGGAAAGGATAAAAGTTATGGTTAAAACTAATGATGGATTTAAGATTGCTGAAGCAGATTTACGGTTACGTGGACCAGGAGAAATTTTAGGAATTAAACAAGCAGGTTTCCCAGATTTTCGATTTGCCGACATTATAAGTGATATAAAAATTCTTAAAGAAGCTAGAAAAGCTGCATTTAAAATTGTATCTAAAGACCCTGAACTAAAATTACCAAATCATACTTATCTTAAAGATTATCTTTATCATTATTGGGGAGAAAAACTAAAATTAGCTATGGTCGGTTAATCCCATATAATCTTTGACGGCATTTCTTCTTTTAATTTAGGCTTTTTTTCTTTTTTCTCCTTTTTTTCTTTTGGCAATTTTAAATAGCGGCGAATAAACCAACTCTTTTTAGCTGCTTCTATAACCTCTACCGCTCCTTCTGAAGCAGTACGAAGCCTTTCAACAACTATTGGTAAATCTTTCGAAGCTATTTTTGCTTTCTCTCCTACATATTTTAAGTCTTTTATCAATTTTTCTGCTTCATTTAACCAATTATCTAAACGAACAAAAAATATTTGCATTTGTTGAATAGTCTTTTTAGTCTCATTTGCTATTATAGGAAGTTCTTTAGTATTTTTTTGTAAGCGGAAAATCAATTCATTAAACTGACGTATAGTAATTAAAGTTTCTTGATAAAGGTCTTTTTTCTGCAATAAAGCACCCAAAGTCCCTTTCCCTGCAGCTAAGTCATTAGTAATTTTTTCTATATTGTAGAAAATTTGACGATATGTTTCATGCTCTCTTTTTATTTTTTCTGTAATTTCTGCTAAATTTTGTGCAACTTTTGTAACATTCTCAATTACAGGATATAATTGTGAGATAAAATCTTCCAATTGAAATGGTTCTATTGAATTAATAACACTTCCATAAGGTAAAATTGGTGCATTTGGGTCATCCCCTCCAACAATATCTATTGCCTTATCACCTAAAATACCTACAGATACAATCTTTGCATAACAACCTTTTCGAATTTGCTTATGATAACGAGCTTCAATACGCATAATTACTTCAACTTGACCATTTTCTAAAAAACGAAAACGAGCAACATGTCCTACTCTAAGTCCATAGCGGTAAACAGGAGATTCTTGAGAAAGCCCTGCAACAGATTTAAATTTAGTTTTTAAAATAAATGTCCGTTTAAAGGTCTGTCTTTCTTTTCCAAGAAAAACAATAACTGTTCCTAATAAGGCAAAGGAAAAAATAAGAAATAATAATGTTTTTAAAATAAAAACCCATTTTTCTTTCATTTTTTACTCCTTAATCGGCCCTTCTATTTTACCTTCAAGAAATTGTTTAAGATAAGGATTTTTATCCTCTCTAAATGTATCAACATCACCTGTAACTAGAATTTTCCCTTCATGTAAAAACATAAGCCTATCAGCTACTTTAAAAGCACAATTTAAATCATGAGTAACAACAATAGAAGTAATGCCATATGTTTTTTGAAGATGACGGATAAGTTCACTAATAACAGCTGAGCGAATAGGGTCAAGACCAGTAGTTGGCTCATCATAAAGTATTAAAGGAGGATTAAGAGCGATAGCCCTAGCTAAAGCAACTCTTCTTTGCATACCTCCAGAAAGTTGAGCAGGGTATTTATCTTCTATCCCCTCTAATTGAACAGCAGAAAGAACCTCTTTTACTTTTTTCTTTATTTCAGTTTCAGGAAGCTTTAAATGAAAACGTAAAGCAAAAGCAATATTTTCATAAACTGTCATAGAATCATAAAGACCACCAGCTTGAAACAAAAAGCCTGTTTTTAATCGTATGGGATACCATTCCTTTTCATGACGAAAACGTGTAACTTCATAACCATGTACCCAAATTTTACCTTCATCAGCTGACAATAATCCTACAAGAATTTGTAATAATACTGATTTTCCACTTCCACTCGCGCCAAGAATAACAACTGTTTCACCTGAATAGACTTCAAAACTTATCCCACGTAATACTTTTAAAGTACCAAAAGATTTTTTTAAATTTTGTACACAGACAATGCTTTTCATTATGAAAAAACCATAAGTAAAATCTTTGTTAAAATGACATCAGAGATAAGAATAGCAAGACAGGCTGTAACTACAGCAGTTGTAGTTGCCTTTCCTATCCCTTGAGTACCTCTAGGGGCATTAAAACCAAAATAAGTAGAAATCCAAGCAATTATTCCTCCAAAAAAGGCTGCTTTTATTAAACCTGGGAAAAAATCTTCAAATTCAATAAATTGAGCAGTTACTTTTGCATACCAGCCTGCAGTACTCAAACCTGTAAATACACTTACAATTCCACCACCAATAATGCCTACTACATCAGCAATTACTGTAAGTAATGGAAGGCAAATAGTACAGGCAATTAAACGAGGCACTACTAAATAATTTAAAGGAGAAATAGCACTTACTCTTAATGCATCAATTTGTTGAGTAACTTTCATTGCCCCTATTTCAGCAGTAATACCTGATCCTGAACGACTAGCTACTAATAAGGCAGTAAGAACTGGCCCCAATTCTCTAACAATGGATAGACCAACAATGGCAGCTATATATTTTTGAGCACCAAATCGGTGTAAAGTAGCACCTGTTTGAAGTCCTAAAACAATGCCTACTGCTGCAGCTGCTGTGGCAATTAAAGGAAGTCCATCTGCTCCAATAATATATATTTGTTTTATTATTTCAGAGAAAAAAAAGGGTCTTTCAAAAACAGACTTTAAAGTTTTTATTATAAACAAAATGGGGTTTTTATACACTATCCACTTAAATATTTCAAAAAAATAGTGGCAATAATCATATAAATCAAAATACCAACAACATCATTGGCTGTAGTAACAAAGGGGCCAGAAGCTACTGCTGGATCCACTCCTAATTTACGTAAAATAACAGGCATTAAAGTTCCCATTAAAACAGCAACAGTCATAGCACAAAACATAGCTAATCCTACAACTAAACCCAATATTGCTTCTCCATGCCATAAAAAAGCAATTAGACCTACAGTTGCCCCACAGATATTGGCCATGAGAAAAGCTACTTTAATTTCTTTTATCAAATGATATTTAAAATTAAAAGACCTAACTCTTCCTGTAGCCAATCCTCTTACTGTAATAGTAGAAGATTGAATACCTACATTTCCCCCCATACCAGTAATAACAGGTATAAAACTAATCAACGCAATTGCTTCTCCGATAGTACGTTTAAAAAACCACATAATCAAACCTGTAAGCAAGCCACCAAAGAGATTAGTTATTAACCAAGGCAATCTAACCCGAGAAATTTTTAATATTTCATCACCATAAACTATTTCTTCTACATCTGTACCAGCTAAACGATAAAAATCTTCTGAAGTCTCTTTTTCAATAACATCAATAATATCATCAATAGTAATACGCCCTAACAAAACTCCTTGATCATCTACGACAGGTGCAGAAACAAGATCATATTTTTGAAATTTTTTAGCTACTTCTTCTTGATCTTCATCTACTTTTATAACTAC encodes the following:
- the mgtE gene encoding magnesium transporter; its protein translation is MYSEELKEKIEKLLKQKEFKQTIELLREIHPADIAELIENLPDEEEKIQVFQLLDVDIASEVIVKLSEDTRRLILEELTHGHLADIVEDLPSDEAADIIGDLPEEKAKKVLDQIPPKNQAKLRHLLRYHEETAGGLMQTEVLTLPADITVEEAIEKIRSLSEETEEKYHAIFIVNGKHQLLGIIPLYKLIIAPPYEKLFAIMEKPEVVIKVDEDQEEVAKKFQKYDLVSAPVVDDQGVLLGRITIDDIIDVIEKETSEDFYRLAGTDVEEIVYGDEILKISRVRLPWLITNLFGGLLTGLIMWFFKRTIGEAIALISFIPVITGMGGNVGIQSSTITVRGLATGRVRSFNFKYHLIKEIKVAFLMANICGATVGLIAFLWHGEAILGLVVGLAMFCAMTVAVLMGTLMPVILRKLGVDPAVASGPFVTTANDVVGILIYMIIATIFLKYLSG